From the genome of Actinomycetota bacterium, one region includes:
- a CDS encoding thioredoxin domain-containing protein, giving the protein MESGKDASGVREPGLREPFRFSPRPNRAAEIDWMNWGEEAFRRADAEGKPVLLSISAVWCHWCHVMDETTYSDPAVIDLVNRLYVPVRVDSDRNPDINRRYNQGGWPTTAFLDGQGNLLAGATYIPPETMRAALQRIAELYRDREVDLGGRDVELPTAAVRRPGLDLALVEETGAALLRAWDRVHGGLGREPKFPQVEALELALDLYSDEGIDEYLLFARTTLEAMIRGNILDRVEGGFFRYSTTRDWSVPHYEKMLADNAGLIRVLLRAYALTGEEVFRLTASETAAFIYRTLSDGEARFFGSQDADEEYYLLPAAGRAKAEAPPVDRTVYTDLAAQAAASFLQAGSLLGKGEYVSLGLAALEHLWSRAFLAGEGMAHYLDEEGRAHRWGLLEDASEALTAFLAAYGYSGERRWMERAETLAELMAGSHWSEERGLFLDVAPGWELPGLKPRPAELPAQSRAASAMLAAWACGGREEWRELAGRALEAVADDAPAYGFLAAPFALAVNLYLRGPLMVRLRGTGSSAGDALLATAALSSRARTMIMTEGGTGTIEAEAELCTRDRCVLRAVSPEALREALGIHPRAHAGYGVTRAAGQGVQARFVKGGGS; this is encoded by the coding sequence CGGGCAGATGCGGAGGGAAAACCCGTGCTGCTCTCCATCTCCGCGGTCTGGTGCCACTGGTGCCATGTCATGGACGAGACCACCTACTCTGACCCCGCGGTGATCGACCTCGTGAACCGCCTCTACGTGCCGGTGCGCGTGGACAGCGACCGCAACCCCGACATCAACCGGCGCTACAACCAGGGGGGGTGGCCCACCACCGCGTTCCTGGACGGGCAGGGAAACCTCCTGGCGGGCGCCACCTACATCCCTCCCGAGACCATGCGCGCCGCCCTGCAGAGGATCGCGGAGCTGTACCGCGACCGCGAGGTGGACCTCGGCGGCAGGGATGTGGAGCTGCCGACTGCCGCCGTCCGCCGGCCGGGACTGGACCTGGCGCTGGTGGAGGAGACGGGGGCCGCCCTGCTGCGCGCCTGGGACCGAGTCCACGGGGGGCTGGGCAGGGAGCCCAAGTTCCCTCAGGTGGAGGCCCTGGAGCTGGCCCTCGATCTCTACTCCGACGAGGGCATCGACGAGTACCTGTTGTTCGCGCGCACCACCCTGGAGGCCATGATCCGGGGCAACATCCTGGACCGGGTCGAGGGAGGTTTTTTCCGCTACTCCACCACCCGCGACTGGTCCGTCCCCCATTACGAGAAGATGCTGGCCGACAACGCCGGCCTGATCCGGGTGCTGCTCAGGGCCTACGCCCTGACGGGCGAGGAGGTGTTCAGGCTCACGGCCTCCGAGACCGCCGCCTTTATCTACCGCACCTTGAGCGACGGAGAGGCGCGTTTCTTCGGCAGCCAGGACGCAGACGAGGAGTATTACCTCCTCCCCGCCGCCGGGAGGGCGAAGGCGGAGGCGCCCCCCGTCGACCGCACCGTGTACACCGACCTGGCCGCGCAGGCCGCGGCGTCCTTCCTTCAGGCGGGCTCCCTTCTTGGGAAAGGAGAATACGTGAGCCTCGGCCTGGCCGCCCTGGAACACCTCTGGTCGCGGGCCTTCCTCGCCGGAGAGGGCATGGCGCACTATCTGGACGAGGAGGGGCGGGCGCACCGCTGGGGACTCCTGGAAGACGCATCGGAAGCCCTGACGGCGTTCCTCGCGGCATACGGATACAGCGGCGAACGCAGGTGGATGGAGCGAGCGGAGACGCTGGCGGAGCTGATGGCGGGAAGCCACTGGTCGGAGGAACGCGGCCTCTTCCTGGACGTGGCGCCAGGGTGGGAGCTGCCCGGCCTCAAGCCGCGTCCCGCCGAGCTCCCGGCGCAGTCGCGCGCCGCCTCCGCCATGCTCGCGGCATGGGCCTGCGGGGGCAGGGAGGAATGGCGCGAGCTGGCCGGTCGGGCTCTCGAGGCCGTGGCGGACGACGCGCCGGCCTACGGTTTTCTGGCCGCCCCCTTCGCCCTGGCGGTCAACCTCTACCTGCGGGGACCCCTGATGGTGCGCCTGAGGGGCACGGGGTCCTCCGCGGGAGACGCCCTGCTGGCGACCGCCGCTCTCTCCTCCAGGGCGCGGACGATGATTATGACCGAGGGGGGAACGGGAACAATAGAGGCTGAGGCGGAGCTCTGCACCAGGGACAGATGCGTCCTGCGAGCCGTCTCGCCGGAAGCGTTAAGGGAGGCGCTGGGGATCCATCCCCGTGCGCACGCGGGATACGGGGTAACGCGCGCCGCTGGACAGGGCGTACAGGCGCGCTTCGTCAAAGGAGGAGGAAGTTGA